One part of the Lotus japonicus ecotype B-129 chromosome 2, LjGifu_v1.2 genome encodes these proteins:
- the LOC130738956 gene encoding uncharacterized protein LOC130738956, which produces MVSAIVASSSSSSSWPLRHALFFHPYCHNNNLFSSKPSSSKQVSALRPNLSTTHIRLRSSQTLHLFISSRKSKTKLQAHQRDFGPDWPILRRWEVPWQWQTFSLTSIACALSLVLTVWLEVNALQSLEAEGDELSSDEEAVIFLVNHGFATAIVLQVLYGITNMYQPLPQDFFKYDWREPFNLQKGWLLWGGVGLAGALIAIALPGAAMSFFNEESQETSTRKTDTLVRLLPVGSSYVRTACVLASTGLLAPLLEETVFRGFVMASLTKWVPTPVAVLISAAVFSLCHFTPGVFPWLFVLGTFLGISYAQTRNLLTPITIHAFWNIGLLVLTLLQW; this is translated from the exons ATGGTTTCAGCCAtagttgcttcttcttcttcctcatcttcaTGGCCTCTTCGTCATGCTCTCTTCTTCCATCCCTATTGCCACAACAACAACCTGTTTTCGTCAAAACCATCATCATCCAAACAAGTCTCTGCATTGCGTCCCAATCTCAGCACTACCCACATTCGCTTGCGTTCTTCTCAAACGCTTCACCTCTTCATCTCTTCACGTAAATCCAAAACCAAGCTCCAAGCACACCAAAgg GATTTTGGACCGGATTGGCCTATTCTTCGCAGATGGGAAGTGCCTTGGCAATGGCAAACATTTTCACTAACATCTATTGCTTGTGCATTAAG TTTGGTGTTGACAGTTTGGCTTGAGGTAAATGCTCTACAATCTCTAGAGGCTGAAGGTGATGAACTCAGTTCAGATGAGGAGGCAGTGATTTTTCTTGTCAATCATGG CTTCGCAACTGCCATTGTACTTCAAGTTCTTTATGGCATTACCAACATGTACCAGCCACTCCCACAAGACTTCTTCAAATATG ATTGGAGGGAGCCTTTCAATCTTCAGAAGGGGTGGCTTTTGTGGGGAGGAGTAGGACTTGCTGGTGCCCTGATTGCCATTGCATTGCCAGGTGCTGCCATGTCCTTCTTCAATGAGGAAAGTCAGGAAACCTCAACAAGAAAG ACGGACACCCTTGTTCGTTTGCTTCCGGTTGGATCTTCATATGTCAG AACTGCTTGCGTGCTGGCCAGCACGGGTCTTCTTGCTCCACTTCTTGAGGAGACTGTATTTCGAGGCTTTGTTATGGCTTCCTTGACTAAGTG GGTTCCTACACCAGTTGCTGTCCTCATTAGTGCTGCGGTGTTTTCTCTCTGCCACTTCACTCCTGGAGTATTTCCATGGCTGTTTGTTTTAG GGACTTTTTTGGGGATTTCATATGCTCAAACTCGCAACCTCCTCACTCCAATCACTATTCATGCTTTCTGGAACATAGGACTTTTAGTTCTGACTTTGCTCCAG TGGTAA